A window from Planctomycetia bacterium encodes these proteins:
- a CDS encoding DUF2203 domain-containing protein: MTSETPSVRRVFTTAEANAALPLVRAIVSDLAQLSRDVIERRERFEQLKQRRASRGHDVYDQELAQVEEELQRDAEQLQEYVNELLELGVEPKSGPEGLVDFPCQMDGRLVYLCWKLGEPEVSHWHELDAGFRGRQPLSVGVAGT, from the coding sequence ATGACCAGCGAAACGCCCTCGGTTCGACGCGTCTTCACCACGGCGGAAGCGAATGCCGCGCTGCCGTTGGTGCGTGCCATCGTCTCCGATCTGGCGCAACTTTCCCGCGACGTGATCGAACGGCGTGAACGCTTCGAGCAGCTCAAACAACGTCGCGCGTCGCGCGGGCACGACGTCTACGACCAAGAGTTGGCGCAGGTGGAAGAGGAATTGCAGCGCGACGCCGAGCAGCTCCAGGAATATGTCAACGAACTGCTGGAGCTCGGCGTGGAGCCCAAGAGCGGGCCCGAAGGGCTGGTTGATTTCCCTTGCCAGATGGACGGCCGTCTCGTGTACCTGTGTTGGAAGCTCGGCGAGCCGGAAGTTTCCCATTGGCATGAGCTCGACGCCGGATTCCGCGGCCGTCAGCCGCTCAGCGTCGGCGTCGCCGGCACTTGA
- the lhgO gene encoding L-2-hydroxyglutarate oxidase codes for MATSECDVAVIGGGIVGLATAKALVEAGCRRLIVLEAEGELAAHQTGNNSGVIHSGLYYKPGSLKARNCAAGREWMYQFCAEHGLPHERCGKIVIACDPTELPALDELERRGRANGLSGMRRITPDAARELEPHVACIAALHVPETGIANYRAVSRKYAELVEQGGASVQTSRRVIGFRRLADGITLETTTNPVQCRNVVNCGGLWSDRVARLCGVDPGLQIIPFRGEYYELRPERHALVKNLIYPVPDPRFPFLGVHFTRMVGGGVECGPNAVLALARAGYSWRRIAPRDLLQLGTYSGFWRMAAKYWRMGCGEMHRSLSKSAFLRGLQRLIPEIQAADIVPAGAGVRAQAVEPSGALVDDFRIIEAEHQIHVLNAPSPAATASLSIGKHIADLAMKNFRLA; via the coding sequence ATGGCAACCTCCGAGTGCGACGTGGCGGTGATCGGCGGCGGTATCGTGGGGCTCGCGACTGCCAAGGCGCTGGTCGAGGCCGGCTGCCGGCGGTTAATCGTGCTCGAAGCGGAAGGCGAGCTCGCCGCGCACCAAACCGGCAACAACAGCGGCGTGATCCATTCCGGGCTGTACTACAAGCCGGGATCGCTCAAAGCCCGCAACTGCGCCGCCGGTCGGGAGTGGATGTATCAGTTCTGCGCCGAGCATGGCCTGCCGCACGAGCGCTGCGGCAAGATCGTCATCGCCTGCGATCCCACGGAGTTGCCGGCGCTCGATGAATTGGAACGACGCGGGCGCGCGAATGGCCTCAGCGGCATGCGACGCATCACGCCGGACGCAGCGCGCGAATTGGAGCCGCATGTCGCGTGCATCGCCGCCTTGCATGTCCCGGAGACTGGCATCGCAAACTATCGCGCCGTGTCGCGCAAGTACGCCGAACTCGTCGAACAGGGCGGCGCGAGCGTCCAGACTTCGCGGCGCGTAATCGGCTTTCGTCGCCTGGCCGACGGCATCACGCTCGAAACGACGACGAATCCCGTGCAATGCCGGAACGTCGTCAATTGTGGCGGATTGTGGTCCGATCGCGTGGCGCGGTTGTGCGGCGTCGATCCCGGATTACAGATCATTCCATTTCGCGGCGAATACTACGAACTGCGACCGGAGCGGCATGCGCTCGTGAAGAATCTGATCTATCCGGTGCCGGACCCCCGGTTCCCGTTCCTCGGCGTGCATTTCACACGGATGGTCGGCGGCGGCGTGGAGTGCGGGCCGAACGCGGTCCTCGCGCTGGCGCGCGCCGGCTACTCTTGGCGGCGCATCGCGCCGCGCGATCTGCTGCAACTCGGCACGTACTCCGGCTTCTGGCGCATGGCCGCCAAATACTGGCGCATGGGCTGCGGCGAAATGCACCGCTCGCTATCGAAGTCCGCGTTTCTGCGCGGATTGCAGCGTTTGATACCGGAAATTCAGGCCGCGGACATCGTCCCGGCCGGTGCAGGCGTGCGAGCGCAAGCCGTCGAGCCGAGCGGCGCCCTGGTCGACGATTTCCGCATCATCGAAGCGGAACACCAAATCCACGTCCTCAACGCCCCCAGCCCCGCCGCCACGGCATCGCTCAGCATTGGCAAGCACATCGCGGACCTGGCGATGAAGAATTTTCGCTTGGCGTGA
- a CDS encoding pentapeptide repeat-containing protein: MIQIKHKTTGEVLHEVAARNLEGARMNGMLLRGAAFNKSVLNRAQFIGADLEGADFARSSLASADFSDANLLRTVFLGASLMRAKLVKADLGSANLRNASLFQADLSGANLEGAQLHGADFDQADLTDAELGGAVYDARTRWPQGLDPLARGAILANEG; the protein is encoded by the coding sequence GTGATTCAGATTAAGCACAAAACGACGGGCGAGGTCCTGCACGAAGTTGCCGCGCGCAACTTGGAAGGCGCGCGGATGAATGGCATGTTGCTACGCGGCGCGGCGTTCAATAAGTCGGTGCTGAATCGCGCGCAATTTATCGGCGCCGATTTGGAAGGCGCGGATTTTGCCAGATCGTCGTTGGCGAGCGCCGATTTTTCCGATGCGAACCTGCTTCGCACGGTATTCCTCGGTGCGTCGTTAATGCGCGCCAAACTCGTGAAGGCCGATCTCGGCAGCGCGAATCTTCGCAACGCGAGCCTGTTTCAGGCGGATTTAAGCGGAGCGAACCTGGAAGGCGCCCAGCTACATGGCGCGGACTTCGATCAGGCGGACTTAACCGACGCGGAACTGGGCGGCGCTGTATACGATGCGCGGACACGTTGGCCGCAGGGCTTGGATCCGCTCGCCCGAGGCGCCATCTTGGCGAATGAAGGCTGA